In bacterium, a single window of DNA contains:
- a CDS encoding DMT family transporter: MSLRITNQRIWVILGIISLSWGTAPIAGRIGIAEGIGPSTMAAGGSLVAAVSVWLMIGLMGRRNLVGPAELRIGLVLAFLAVLLPQQARYVALANASAGFVTLVNALIPLGTALMAHFMLADERLNVGTTFGLLLGLAGTAALILIGDSGIIGGGDPTTAGVMGLAAVVSISLTGVYAKRYAGQYSVLGVTGVQLAVGSAAQWALALTIDGLPLGHSTTGLLAILYAGTIGMFVPLSLYYFLIRHVPVVFSSVISYLIPLVAVSAGVLLLDEVVQPGILLGGALVLSGVVVTDLVRLREVRRHRA, encoded by the coding sequence GTGAGCCTGCGGATCACCAACCAACGGATCTGGGTGATCCTCGGGATCATCAGCCTGTCGTGGGGCACCGCTCCGATCGCCGGAAGGATCGGCATCGCGGAGGGCATCGGTCCGTCGACCATGGCTGCCGGAGGGTCACTGGTCGCCGCCGTGTCGGTCTGGCTGATGATCGGCCTCATGGGCCGCAGGAACCTGGTGGGTCCGGCCGAGCTTCGCATCGGCCTGGTGCTGGCCTTCCTGGCGGTGCTGCTGCCCCAGCAGGCTCGATACGTGGCGTTGGCAAACGCCTCTGCCGGATTCGTCACCCTGGTGAACGCCCTGATCCCGCTGGGAACGGCCCTGATGGCCCATTTCATGCTGGCCGACGAGCGCCTCAACGTGGGAACCACATTCGGACTGCTGCTCGGCCTGGCGGGTACTGCTGCTCTCATCCTGATCGGGGACTCCGGGATCATCGGGGGCGGCGACCCGACAACGGCGGGCGTGATGGGCCTGGCCGCCGTGGTGTCCATCTCTCTCACGGGCGTCTACGCGAAGCGCTACGCCGGGCAATACTCGGTGCTGGGCGTTACGGGGGTTCAGCTCGCGGTCGGGAGCGCCGCCCAGTGGGCGCTGGCCCTGACGATCGATGGGTTGCCGCTCGGCCATAGCACCACTGGCCTCCTGGCGATTCTGTACGCCGGCACTATCGGGATGTTCGTTCCGCTCAGCCTCTACTACTTCCTGATCCGCCATGTCCCGGTGGTCTTCTCATCGGTCATCTCCTACCTGATCCCGCTGGTGGCTGTCAGTGCCGGAGTTCTGCTCCTCGACGAGGTGGTCCAGCCGGGCATCCTCTTGGGCGGGGCGCTGGTGCTGTCGGGGGTGGTGGTGACCGACCTCGTCCGCCTTAGGGAAGTGCGCCGGCACAGGGCTTGA
- a CDS encoding response regulator transcription factor — protein sequence MIRVFLVDDHRLFLSGVRTELSDPRDIELIGSAGDVDDAIDALRLDPPDVALVDVHMPGGGGLAILENVLQTHPQVKFLALSVSDAAEDVIAMIRAGARGYVTKSIRPEALVDAIRRVHAGDAVFSPMLAGFVLDTFAATIPAPEDPELDQLTTREQEVLRLIARGFSYKQVAHRLYISHKTVESHVSAVLRKLQLSNRYELANWASRRRIV from the coding sequence ATGATCCGCGTCTTTCTGGTGGATGACCACCGGCTGTTCCTCTCCGGGGTCAGAACGGAACTGTCCGATCCGCGCGACATAGAACTCATCGGCTCCGCCGGCGATGTGGACGACGCCATCGACGCCCTGCGGCTCGATCCCCCCGACGTGGCGCTGGTGGACGTCCACATGCCTGGAGGTGGAGGCCTCGCGATCCTGGAGAACGTGCTCCAGACCCACCCACAGGTCAAGTTCCTCGCCCTGTCCGTGTCGGACGCGGCCGAGGACGTCATCGCCATGATCAGGGCCGGGGCCCGTGGATACGTCACGAAGTCGATCCGCCCCGAGGCCCTGGTCGACGCGATCAGGCGGGTCCATGCGGGCGATGCGGTCTTCTCCCCCATGCTGGCCGGATTCGTGCTCGACACCTTCGCCGCCACCATCCCGGCCCCCGAGGACCCCGAGCTGGATCAGCTGACCACCCGCGAGCAGGAGGTACTGCGCCTGATCGCCCGCGGCTTCTCGTACAAGCAGGTGGCGCACCGGCTGTACATAAGCCACAAGACGGTCGAGTCGCATGTCTCGGCGGTGCTCAGGAAACTCCAGCTGAGCAACCGCTACGAGCTCGCCAACTGGGCGAGCCGGAGGCGGATCGTCTGA
- a CDS encoding PspC domain-containing protein, with product MTNSSHASLHRPGEGRWIAGVALGIAHRLGIEAWIVRVAFIVLVTVGGVGIFLYAAGWILIPDEGETESIARGWSGRPSARRWVGVILIALAAIVLLAETRWVRGELVFALFLLGIGVLLYRGDLSSPEQQSPDAGNVPQAAPADQVEEPEAGPPSSSLPAGPEPAPPRDQSYLGRVTVGAALISLGLLGFLDGVVPGFNPAFRHYMALLVAVVGLGLVVGAWFGRIGGLVALGIVLVPVVLVSLVSDAVEFRTIDNGPVVLVSLSSDTAEFSTSAGDGYHRPAGVDEIPDAYRLGVGSLLVDMRQVDFTGRVVQVKAEVGIGELTIYLPQDVAADVSGRVGIGSIRTWDHLGSTSRQGIGITSDYVWEGAHGMIILDASVGIGEIQVRTLPGAIKPSTTVTVGDSR from the coding sequence ATGACGAATAGCAGCCACGCATCACTCCACAGACCCGGCGAGGGCCGCTGGATTGCAGGGGTGGCGCTAGGAATCGCCCACCGCCTAGGCATCGAGGCTTGGATCGTCCGGGTGGCCTTCATCGTCCTCGTGACCGTCGGTGGCGTCGGCATCTTCCTCTACGCGGCAGGCTGGATCCTGATTCCGGATGAGGGCGAGACCGAGTCGATAGCCCGGGGCTGGTCCGGCAGACCCTCGGCGCGCCGATGGGTGGGCGTCATCCTTATCGCTCTCGCGGCGATCGTGCTGCTCGCCGAGACCAGGTGGGTGAGGGGTGAGCTTGTATTTGCCCTCTTCCTCCTGGGGATCGGAGTGTTGCTGTATCGCGGCGACCTGAGTTCGCCGGAACAGCAGAGCCCGGACGCCGGAAATGTCCCGCAGGCGGCGCCTGCCGACCAGGTCGAAGAGCCTGAGGCCGGCCCCCCCTCCTCCTCCTTGCCCGCCGGCCCCGAGCCGGCGCCGCCGCGGGACCAGTCCTACCTCGGTCGCGTGACGGTCGGAGCCGCCTTGATCTCGCTGGGATTACTCGGGTTCCTCGACGGCGTGGTACCCGGGTTCAATCCGGCCTTCCGTCACTACATGGCGTTGCTGGTAGCGGTGGTGGGTCTCGGGCTGGTGGTAGGCGCCTGGTTCGGCCGGATCGGCGGTCTAGTTGCTCTGGGTATCGTGCTCGTGCCGGTGGTGCTGGTGTCGCTCGTGTCGGACGCGGTCGAGTTCAGGACGATCGATAACGGACCGGTGGTGCTGGTGTCGCTCTCATCGGACACGGCTGAGTTCAGCACGTCCGCCGGAGACGGATACCACCGTCCGGCCGGAGTGGACGAGATCCCCGATGCCTACCGTCTCGGTGTCGGGAGCCTGCTGGTCGACATGAGGCAGGTCGACTTCACGGGCAGGGTGGTCCAAGTCAAGGCCGAGGTCGGCATCGGTGAACTGACCATCTACCTGCCCCAGGATGTCGCGGCCGACGTATCCGGACGGGTGGGGATCGGGTCGATACGCACCTGGGACCATCTCGGAAGCACCTCCAGGCAAGGGATCGGAATAACGTCCGACTATGTCTGGGAAGGCGCCCACGGAATGATCATCCTTGATGCCAGCGTGGGGATAGGTGAGATCCAGGTCCGGACGTTGCCCGGCGCGATCAAGCCGTCGACAACGGTCACCGTGGGGGACAGCCGATGA
- a CDS encoding AMP-binding protein — MPHPAYASGDRSTPLLQETIGRNLETTVARFPDRDALISVHQGIRQTYRAFNGSVDLLAIGLLRLGLEAGDRVGIWSPNCAEWVWLQYATAKVGVILVNINPAYRTHELRYALAQSGCRVLVSAQTYLSSNYQEMVAEVEDELPDLERVIFLGTPEWDDLMTVSEDGMDTVLAERASTLHPDDAINIQYTSGTTGFPKGATLSHSNILNNGFFVGEACAYTDEDRVCLPVPLYHCFGMVLGTLACTTHGSAIVLPGPGFDPGQVLTTIQQEGCTSLYGVPTMFIAELAQPDLESFDLSSLRTGIMAGSPCPVEVMKQVISDMYMSDVTIAYGMTETSPVSTQTMTTDTIDRRVSTVGRVHPHVEIKIIDPESGETVERGQDGELCTRGYSIMLGYWNDPQRTEESIDADGWMHSGDLATMDPDGYVNIVGRIKDMIIRGGENIYPREIEEYLYGHPAIEDVQVIGVPDVKYGEQVMAWVKLREGAEATGEDIKGFCRGRIAHFKVPRYVKFVDGFPMTATGKIRKVEMREVSIGELGLEGAARIESA; from the coding sequence ATGCCCCATCCGGCCTATGCGAGCGGCGACCGGTCGACACCGTTGTTACAGGAGACCATCGGCCGGAACCTGGAAACGACCGTTGCCCGGTTCCCCGACCGGGACGCCCTCATCTCGGTGCACCAAGGCATCCGCCAGACCTACCGGGCCTTCAACGGCTCGGTGGACCTGCTTGCCATAGGGTTGCTCCGGCTCGGACTCGAGGCCGGTGACCGGGTCGGTATCTGGAGTCCCAACTGCGCGGAATGGGTGTGGCTCCAGTACGCCACCGCCAAGGTCGGGGTGATCCTGGTCAACATCAACCCCGCCTACCGGACCCACGAGCTCCGTTATGCACTGGCGCAGTCCGGTTGCCGGGTGCTGGTGTCCGCTCAGACCTATCTTTCCTCGAACTACCAGGAGATGGTGGCGGAGGTGGAGGACGAGCTGCCCGACCTGGAGCGGGTGATCTTCCTCGGCACGCCCGAGTGGGACGACCTCATGACAGTGTCGGAAGACGGTATGGACACCGTGCTGGCCGAGCGCGCCTCCACGCTCCATCCTGACGACGCCATCAACATCCAGTACACGTCGGGCACCACCGGGTTCCCGAAGGGCGCCACGCTCAGCCACTCCAACATCCTCAACAACGGTTTCTTCGTCGGCGAGGCCTGCGCCTACACCGACGAAGACCGGGTCTGCCTCCCGGTCCCCCTCTACCACTGCTTCGGGATGGTGCTCGGAACCCTGGCATGCACCACGCACGGTTCCGCCATCGTGCTGCCGGGCCCCGGTTTCGATCCTGGCCAGGTCCTCACCACGATCCAGCAGGAGGGCTGCACCAGTCTCTACGGGGTGCCGACGATGTTCATCGCCGAACTCGCCCAACCCGACCTGGAGAGCTTCGACCTGTCCTCGCTCCGCACCGGGATCATGGCCGGCTCACCCTGCCCGGTGGAGGTGATGAAGCAGGTGATCTCCGACATGTACATGAGCGACGTGACCATCGCCTACGGCATGACCGAGACCTCTCCGGTGTCCACCCAGACGATGACCACCGACACGATCGATCGACGGGTGTCCACGGTGGGCCGGGTGCATCCGCATGTCGAGATCAAGATCATCGACCCCGAGAGCGGCGAGACCGTGGAGCGGGGACAGGACGGTGAGTTATGCACCCGCGGCTACTCGATCATGCTCGGGTACTGGAACGACCCGCAGCGGACGGAGGAATCCATCGACGCAGACGGGTGGATGCACTCCGGTGACCTCGCCACGATGGACCCGGACGGATACGTGAACATCGTGGGACGGATCAAGGACATGATCATCCGGGGCGGCGAGAACATCTACCCGAGAGAGATCGAGGAGTACCTCTACGGCCATCCGGCCATCGAGGACGTGCAGGTGATCGGCGTACCGGACGTCAAGTATGGCGAGCAGGTCATGGCATGGGTGAAGCTGCGGGAGGGCGCCGAGGCGACCGGCGAGGACATCAAGGGCTTCTGCCGGGGCCGGATCGCCCACTTCAAGGTCCCCAGATACGTGAAGTTCGTCGACGGCTTCCCGATGACCGCCACCGGCAAGATCCGCAAGGTCGAGATGCGCGAGGTGTCCATCGGCGAACTCGGACTGGAAGGCGCGGCCCGGATCGAATCCGCCTGA
- a CDS encoding PspC domain-containing protein: protein MPARRERNRLVAGVAGGIADQLGIPDLYVRAAFLVLALVWGLGIFLYLVLWALTLDKTARQEPAPEADGERRAAYALMFIGALLLLRSLGIWSGDGWVWPGLALSFGIAFLMDRGDIDPRTAILGLFDPQSGRFRARTAIGIVLAVIGVSILANVAAPAVGTVLLAVLITGVGMVVLFGPWVWKLVADLGAERRQRIRQEERADMAAHLHDSVLQTLALIQRTDDSRRMVTLARVQERELRRWLYDTNPADGPELLSAALQEEADRVEHTFDVRVQLVTVGDRPVDDDVRAIIAATGESLNNAARHSGTDRISVYSEVGRDATDVWISDHGVGFDPTAVAGDRHGIAASILGRMESKGGTATITSVPGEGTEVHLYLGGEPR from the coding sequence ATGCCGGCACGGCGGGAACGGAACCGCCTGGTGGCCGGCGTGGCCGGGGGGATCGCCGACCAACTAGGCATCCCCGATCTCTATGTCCGCGCCGCCTTCCTGGTTCTCGCGCTCGTATGGGGACTGGGAATATTCCTCTACCTGGTGCTGTGGGCACTGACCCTGGACAAGACCGCCCGCCAGGAACCTGCTCCGGAGGCGGACGGGGAGCGGCGAGCGGCTTACGCCCTGATGTTCATCGGCGCGCTGCTGCTGCTCCGCAGCCTGGGGATCTGGAGCGGAGACGGTTGGGTCTGGCCGGGCCTGGCCCTGAGCTTCGGCATCGCCTTCCTGATGGACAGGGGTGACATCGATCCCCGCACTGCCATCCTGGGACTGTTCGATCCGCAGAGCGGGCGGTTCCGGGCGCGCACGGCGATCGGGATCGTGCTGGCGGTCATCGGTGTGTCGATCCTCGCCAACGTGGCCGCTCCGGCCGTCGGAACCGTACTGCTGGCGGTGCTGATCACCGGGGTTGGCATGGTGGTGCTGTTCGGACCGTGGGTATGGAAACTCGTGGCCGATCTGGGGGCGGAGCGCCGCCAGCGCATCCGCCAGGAGGAACGGGCCGACATGGCCGCCCACCTCCATGACTCCGTTCTCCAGACCCTGGCCCTTATCCAGCGGACCGACGACTCGCGAAGGATGGTGACGCTGGCCCGGGTCCAGGAGAGGGAGCTACGACGCTGGCTCTACGACACGAACCCGGCCGACGGACCGGAGCTGCTCTCGGCCGCGCTGCAGGAGGAAGCCGATCGTGTCGAGCACACGTTCGACGTTCGGGTCCAACTGGTCACGGTGGGGGACCGCCCCGTGGATGATGACGTCAGGGCGATCATCGCGGCGACGGGCGAGTCGCTGAACAACGCCGCCCGGCACTCGGGCACCGACCGGATCTCCGTCTACTCCGAGGTGGGAAGGGACGCAACGGATGTCTGGATCTCCGACCACGGCGTCGGTTTCGACCCCACCGCGGTGGCCGGCGACCGGCACGGAATCGCCGCCTCCATACTCGGCCGGATGGAGAGCAAGGGCGGCACTGCCACCATCACGTCGGTGCCGGGTGAAGGCACCGAGGTCCATCTGTATCTGGGAGGAGAGCCACGATGA